Proteins from a single region of Centropristis striata isolate RG_2023a ecotype Rhode Island chromosome 9, C.striata_1.0, whole genome shotgun sequence:
- the LOC131977202 gene encoding mast cell protease 2-like, with amino-acid sequence MPRRRYVVPTGQTPCRAFSACLQSCQTPGDEVKRWTDGGMINEPTKYIIRLSLLLMHSSLGDEIINGTKTKEKSMLYMASVQNDGRHKCGGFLINENFVLTAAHCDFPKLSVVLGTHDLQKVDDRTMRYSVERCKHPSFVDVAKGDDIMLLKLTKKARLNKRLQPVQLIKPGKKVNKKEKCRVAGWGWTRTGGKVVNVLQDVDVSIVNLTVCKAEWSSISVNLPANVTCAGGYGTNKGFCQGDSGGPLVCSGKAVGVVSFNMKRNCDYPNLPNVYTDISKYLPWIKKVLKKKKCLKP; translated from the exons ATGCCACGCCGCAGGTATGTGGTGCCGACCGGCCAAACCCCATGTCGGGCATTCTCCGCATGCCTGCAGTCGTGCCAGACACCGGGGGACGAGGTGAAGAGGTGGACGGACGGAGGGATGATT AATGAACCTACTAAATATATCATTaggttatcattattattgatgcattcat CACTTGGAGATGAAATCATAAATGGGACCAAGACCAAGGAGAAGTCCATGCTGTATATGGCCTCTGTGCAGAATGATGGAAGACATAAATGTGGAGGATTCCTCATTAATGAAAACTTTGTGCTGACTGCTGCACACTGTGACTTTCC GAAGCTTAGTGTCGTTCTTGGCACTCACGACCTCCAGAAGGTTGACGATAGGACAATGAGATACAGCGTAGAGCGATGCAAGCATCCATCTTTTGTCGATGTCGCTAAAGGGGATGACATCATGCTCCTCAAA CTGACTAAGAAAGCTCGACTGAACAAGCGTTTACAACCAGTTCAACTTATAAAGCCtgggaaaaaagtaaacaaaaaagagaAGTGTCGTGTGGCTGGATGGGGCTGGACAAGGACTGGTGGTAAAGTTGTCAATGTGCTGCAAGACGTGGACGTGTCTATCGTTAACCTGACAGTCTGCAAGGCAGAATGGAGTAGCATCTCAGTTAATCTTCCTGCCAATGTTACCTGTGCAGGTGGATATGGCACAAATAAAGGATTCTGTCAG GGGGATTCTGGTGGTCCTCTGGTGTGCAGCGGGAAGGCTGTTGGTGTCGTGTCTTTCAACATGAAGAGAAACTGTGACTACCCCAATCTACCTAACGTCTATACAGATATATCTAAATACCTTCCCTGGATCAAAAAggttctgaagaaaaaaaaatgtttaaaaccatAG